One part of the Quercus lobata isolate SW786 chromosome 7, ValleyOak3.0 Primary Assembly, whole genome shotgun sequence genome encodes these proteins:
- the LOC115951632 gene encoding F-box protein At3g07870-like, with the protein MLSLSSELLPDNVVFDILTRLPVKSLIRFRCVSQSWNSTITNPIFITKHLDLASSLSDINNYGYLLFTPLRNYLPLDPSSSKEWTTFVYNTNRTLTQISRFEIPFHSNLITGFCNGVFCLAANNDDSDEKDLRRSLYLWNPSIRKLKKLLSTHPADRAVFGFGYHPQNNDYKILRVKFAIREVTRKPAEAEIYTLSTASWRKAVISEESFSGSDSGPNGSVDWVYFPTRLCFNGALHFIAFSGNHKFILSFDINDERFREILLPQNYLEGIVKHFERLAMFKGSLALIVFGEDLVEMGDICHIWVMKEYGVVESWARKSVPMKQVAEFFSCTTNGELLIERLTPYQSFLFDP; encoded by the coding sequence ATGTTGTCCCTGTCGTCCGAGCTTCTTCCTGACAACGTAGTATTCGACATCCTGACTCGGCTGCCTGTGAAATCTTTAATCCGATTCAGGTGCGTTTCTCAATCTTGGAACTCCACTATCACAAACCCCATTTTCATTACAAAACACCTCGATCTCGCAAGTTCATTATCCGACATCAACAACTATGGTTATCTGTTATTCACGCCACTAAGAAATTACCTGCCACTGGATCcttcatcttccaaagaatgGACTACTTTTGTTTACAATACCAACCGCACGTTGACCCAGATTTCAAGGTTTGAAATTCCCTTTCATAGCAACCTCATAACTGGCTTCTGTAACGGCGTGTTCTGCCTTGCTGCTAACAATGATGACTCTGATGAAAAAGATCTTAGACGCTCTTTGTATTTGTGGAACCCAAGCATTAGAAAGTTAAAGAAGCTTCTATCTACTCATCCTGCTGATCGAGCCGTTTTTGGATTTGGGTATCATCCTCAAAACAATGACTACAAGATTCTGAGAGTTAAGTTTGCTATACGAGAAGTGACACGAAAACCCGCTGAGGCCGAGATTTACACACTGAGTACTGCTTCGTGGAGAAAGGCTGTAATTTCGGAGGAGTCATTTAGTGGCTCTGATTCTGGACCCAATGGATCAGTTGATTGGGTATATTTCCCAACCCGATTATGTTTTAATGGAGCTTTGCATTTTATAGCATTTTCTGGGAACCATAAGTTCATCTTGTCCTTTGACATCAATGATGAGAGATTCCGTGAGATTTTGCTGCCTCAAAATTACTTAGAAGGAATTGTTAAGCATTTTGAACGCCTTGCAATGTTCAAGGGATCGTTGGCTTTGATTGTTTTCGGTGAAGATCTAGTTGAGATGGGTGACATATGCCACATATGGGTGATGAAGGAGTATGGTGTGGTTGAGTCTTGGGCTAGAAAAAGTGTACCGATGAAACAAGTTGCAGAGTTCTTTAGCTGCACCACCAATGGGGAACTTTTGATCGAGAGGCTTACCCCCTATCAGAGCTTTTTATTCGATCCTTAA